The Lycium barbarum isolate Lr01 chromosome 12, ASM1917538v2, whole genome shotgun sequence genome includes a region encoding these proteins:
- the LOC132623660 gene encoding uncharacterized protein LOC132623660 — translation MASSTINRWLRPEVYPLFAAVGVAVGICGFQLVRNICGNPEVRVTKENRGAGVLENFSEGEKYAEHALRKFVRNRSPEIMPSINGFFSDPK, via the exons ATGGCTTCCTCCACCATTAACCGATGGTTGAGGCCCGAG GTGTATCCACTATTTGCAGCAGTAGGAGTAGCTGTTGGAATTTGTGGGTTTCAATTAGTTCGCAATATCTGCGGCAACCCTGAAGTCAG GGTGACCAAGGAAAACAGGGGAGCAGGAGTGCTGGAGAACTTTTCAGAAGGGGAGAAATATGCAGAGCATGCTCTTAGGAAGTTCGTTCGTAACAGGTCTCCAGAGATTATGCCGTCTATCAATGGCTTCTTCAGCGACCCAAAGTGA